A window from Telopea speciosissima isolate NSW1024214 ecotype Mountain lineage chromosome 8, Tspe_v1, whole genome shotgun sequence encodes these proteins:
- the LOC122670544 gene encoding xylan glycosyltransferase MUCI21-like gives MGQHQRYQQPRQVEEDGEDGREYSPTLVIDWGTNGFYKRTKRKLLPLLFLFSFVSCSLILVPQLFSYSETLSFLHSFQLGNDGPITDKKAGVPSSTSNEPLLCDRRAFRYDTCFMKGDIRILPASSSIINYLPYGNHNEKAPFFNEDVGLGEVEEEELQHEIIKPYTRKWETSVMNTIRDVELIVKKYQLTPRHECDVRHSVPAVVFSTGGYTGNVYHEFNDGLIPLYITTQHLKKKFVIVVAEYHSWWYTKYGDILSHLTDYPPLDLYGDSRTHCFPEAIVGLKIHDELTVNSSFMPEHESVQDFRNIMDKAYWPRIKGIIEEEEKERLALSSLSLPLSLEEEIQGPKKWKPKLVIISRNGSRSISNEAEMVKLAEEIGFQVEILKPDSSTELAKIYQVLNSSDAMIGVHGAAMTHLLFMRPGTVFIQVIPLGTDWAALTYYGEPAMKLGLKYVGYKILPQESSLYGEYDKNDAVLTDPDSVNAKGWQFTKKIYLEGQKIQLNLKRFRKRLDRTYEHTIAQRTRMHRRNSQ, from the exons ATGGGGCAACATCAACGTTACCAACAGCCTAGACaggttgaagaagatggagaagatggCAGAGAATACTCTCCAACCCTTGTTATAGATTGGGGAACAAATGGTTTTTACAAGAGAACAAAGCGCAAGCTACTCCCTctgctcttcctcttctcatTTGTGTCTTGCAGCTTAATCTTGGTTCCTCAGCTCTTCAGCTATTCTGAAACTCTTTCCTTCCTTC ATTCTTTCCAGCTGGGAAACGATGGACCTATTACTGATAAGAAAGCTGGAGTCCCTTCTTCAACCTCTAATG AGCCCCTTCTGTGCGATAGGAGAGCATTCCGCTATGATACATGTTTCATGAAAGGAGATATAAGGATTCTACCTGCATCTTCTTCTATTATCAACTACCTTCCATATGGCAATCATAATGAAAAAGCACCATTCTTCAACGAAGATGTTGGATTAGGAGAAGTCGAAGAAGAGGAACTACAGCACGAGATCATTAAACCTTATACCCGCAAATGGGAAACGAGCGTCATGAACACCATTCGTGATGTTGAGCTTATTGTGAAGAAATATCAGCTTACCCCTCGCCATGAATGCGATGTTCGACACTCTGTTCCTGCTGTTGTCTTCTCTACAGGTGGGTACACTGGTAATGTCTACCATGAATTCAATGATGGACTAATCCCTCTCTACATCACCACTCAACACCTCAAGAAGAAATTTGTGATTGTTGTGGCCGAATACCATAGTTGGTGGTATACTAAATATGGAGATATCCTCTCCCATCTCACCGATTATCCCCCACTCGATTTATATGGAGACTCGAGAACCCATTGTTTCCCTGAAGCCATTGTTGGTCTCAAAATCCATGATGAGCTCACTGTGAATTCTTCCTTTATGCCGGAGCATGAGAGTGTCCAAGATTTCCGCAATATTATGGACAAGGCATATTGGCCTCGGATAAAGGGAATAAttgaagaggaggagaaagaaagattgGCTTTATCGTCATTATCATTACCATTgtcattagaagaagaaattcaaggaccaaagaaatggaagccaAAACTAGTTATCATATCTAGAAATGGATCGAGATCGATATCCAATGAAGCTGAAATGGTGAAATTAGCAGAAGAAATTGGTTTCCAAGTTGAAATCTTGAAGCCAGATTCTTCAACAGAGCTGGCAAAGATTTATCAGGTTCTTAATTCTAGTGATGCCATGATTGGTGTCCATGGTGCTGCCATGACACATCTCCTGTTTATGAGGCCTGGAACTGTATTCATCCAAGTTATCCCACTTGGCACTGACTGGGCTGCTCTTACTTACTATGGTGAACCTGCAATGAAGCTTGGCCTCAAGTATGTTGGCTATAAAATACTTCCACAGGAGAGTTCCTTGTATGGAGAGTATGATAAAAATGATGCTGTCCTTACAGATCCTGATAGTGTGAATGCCAAAGGTTGGCAATTCACAAAGAAGATCTATCTTGAAGGCCAGAAGATTCAGCTGAATCTCAAAAGATTCCGCAAGCGATTGGATCGTACCTATGAACACACCATTGCCCAGAGAACTCGGATGCACCGACGGAATTCACAGTGA